A portion of the Plasmodium relictum strain SGS1 genome assembly, chromosome: 11 genome contains these proteins:
- a CDS encoding sphingomyelin synthase 1, putative has translation MPKVENRKMIHELNDPLKDNVNFILNFNDTKQTYCKSADNISEKNERLKTSDSVSPDLQGVSIENIDDYFEKKNDSSRSIEIKNLNFRRKIYKIFFIRLLYAFIFGIIGVYIQCYSIILSDSYYNAGDEPLKDRIHELFKKIPPFINTVFVNGNIMILSIITLLRFGLFFPFLLSLTMLIRMILMLSLIYYIRSLFIYVTTIPCPISTCKPLRDKSFLENLYSSYLIIFAQVYECTDLIISGHTAYTTLLKFLWIFYEKNIYIKVCISIYSLFIFSIIIISRFHYTVDVLMGYVFGASVFICYHYLLDIAAKRYAINKSFYINDSDYLKSFIERCNLFCYLIPLIGYLEALDYRIDISTSYNKEWNSFCPCKPVNSKSLIIKKKNANNEEYYDFSDHFYHSHAGNGSYSLSSIYNLLNKCKNIGRKKNNN, from the exons ATGCCTAAAGttgaaaatagaaaaatgaTACATGAACTAAATGATCCATTAAAGGATAATGTTaactttatattaaattttaacgATACTAAACAAACATATTGTAAAAGTGCTGATAATATTTCAGAAAAGAATGAGAGATTAAAAACGAGTGATTCTGTCTCTCCTGATTTACAAGGTGTATCAATAGAAAATATag atGATTATTTTGAAAAGAAGAATGATAGCTCAAGGagtatagaaataaaaaatttgaactttagaagaaaaatatacaaaattttctttatccgTTTGCTATATGCTTTTATCTTTGGAATAATTGGAGTATATATTCAATGCTATTCTATAATATTAAGTGATTCATACTATAATGCTGGTGATGAACCATTAAAAGATAGGATTcatgaattatttaaaaagatacCACCATTTATTAATACAGTATTTGTTAATGGAAACATTATGATTTTATCAATTATTACTCTTTTAAGGTTTGGGTTATTTTTCCCTTTTTTATTGTCATTAACAATGCTAATTAGAATGATTCTTATGTTATctcttatttattatataagatctttatttatttatgtaaCTACTATACCTTGTCCAATATCTACATGTAAACCTTTAAGAGATAAAAGCTTTcttgaaaatttatattccTCATACCTTATAATTTTTGCTCAAGTATATGAATGTACCGATTTAATAATATCTGGACATACCGCTTATACtacattattaaaatttttatggattttttatgaaaagaatatttacataaaagTTTGTATTTCTATTTAcagtttatttatattttctataataataatatcaaGATTCCATTACACTGTAGATGTATTAATGGGATACGTATTTGGAGCATCtgtttttatttgttatCATTACCTTCTTGATATTGCTGCAAAAAGATATGCAATAAATAAATCCTTTTATATTAAC gaTTCTGATTATTTAAAATCATTCATAGAAAGATGTAacttattttgttatttaattCCCTTAATTGGGTATCTAGAAGCTTTGGATTATAGAATAGATATCTCTACTTCTTATAATAAAGAATGG aaTTCTTTTTGCCCTTGTAAACCGGTGAATTCAAAAAGtcttataattaaaaagaaaaatgctaataatgaagaatatTATGATTTTAGTGACCATTTTTATCATTCTCATGCTGGAAATGGTTCATATAGCTTATCTTCAATATACAATTTACTgaataaatgtaaaaatataggtagaaaaaaaaataataattaa
- a CDS encoding poly(A) polymerase PAP, putative, with translation MQTVYESDNLIDCSNFMLNNKESIDDFLDINEIKDENEDNYINYNIECALNKRIEDKKNTLKNRREIINDKINENKKYEYGLSDPISLKFPTEEDLKKTNDVVELLKSYNLFETEYGLKKREKVLGMINKLFHEFVIEISINQGINEEEAKQINGNLYTFGSYRLGVITPNSDIDCIFLAPKNITREIFFNEFYLKLQQDRNVRKLQALPETYTPIIKFMYDDVDIDLLLATLPYRTLKDCHYSLDNDNILKNLDEITVRSLNGIRVADLILNSVPNKECFRNTLRFIKLWAKNRGIYSNILGFLGGISWALLTAKVCQLYPNYNISQLICKFFRVYSIWNWKYPVLIKSIKKSNIEGLKNFPIWDPEKNIKDKLHVMPIITPAFPCMNSTYNVTYCTRNILIEEFKRAHSIINYMEDNPSNNTNININILNNNNNTSYNSNNIWANILKPLDLFTNYKHFLHIQIMATNELIHNKWKGWIESKIRLLFKKLETINELKIRPYPKFYFYKKDKYYYCSSFFIALVFFFKNAYDNTFNLSYAIRDFVEIALNWPHKNKFPNSYKINISHQKRSHVLEFLSSIENPDNTYEENEDDANKNLSDENEISNNNTNDNNINEDISDKHKIDDGHILN, from the coding sequence ATGCAAACGGTTTATGAAAGTGACAACTTGATTGATTGTAGCAATTTTATGCTGAATAATAAAGAATCGATAGATGATTTTTtagatataaatgaaataaaagatgaaaatgaagataattatataaattataacatAGAGTGTgcattaaataaaagaatagaggataaaaaaaatactttaaagAATAGAagagaaataataaatgataaaataaatgaaaataaaaaatatgaatatggATTATCAGATCCTATATCATTAAAGTTTCCAACAGAAGAAgacttaaaaaaaacaaatgatGTAgtagaattattaaaaagttaCAACTTGTTTGAAACTGAATAtggattaaaaaaaagagaaaaagtaTTAGGAatgataaataaattatttcatgAATTTGTAATAGAAATATCAATAAATCAAGGgataaatgaagaagaagcCAAACAAATAAATGGAAATTTATACACATTTGGTTCATATAGGTTGGGTGTAATAACCCCTAATAGCGATATAGATTGTATATTCTTGGCCCCGAAAAATATAAcaagagaaatattttttaatgaattttatttaaagttaCAGCAGGATAGAAACGTAAGAAAATTACAAGCATTACCAGAAACATACACTcctataattaaatttatgtaCGATGATGTagatattgatttattactTGCAACATTACCCTATAGAACATTAAAAGATTGTCATTATTCATTagataatgataatattttaaaaaatttagatgaAATAACAGTTAGATCATTAAATGGTATTAGAGTAGctgatttaattttaaattcgGTTCCCAATAAAGAATGTTTTAGAAATACTTTAAGATTTATTAAACTATGGGCAAAAAATAGAGGAATATACAGTAACATTTTGGGATTTCTTGGGGGTATATCCTGGGCATTGTTAACAGCAAAAGTCTGTCAGTTATACccaaattataatataagtCAGCTcatatgtaaattttttagagTATATTCAATATGGAATTGGAAATATCCAGTTCttataaaaagtattaaaaaatcTAACATTGAAGGATTAAAAAATTTCCCAATATGGGATCCtgaaaaaaacataaaagataaattacATGTTATGCCTATTATTACACCTGCATTTCCTTGTATGAATTCTACATATAATGTAACATATTGTActagaaatatattaatagaaGAATTTAAGAGGGCTCACTCCATTATTAACTATATGGAAGATAACCCAAGCAATAACACTaacattaatattaatatcttaaataataataataacactTCTTATAATAGCAATAATATATGGgcaaatatattaaaaccCCTTGATCTTTTTACTAattataaacattttttgCATATTCAAATTATGGCTACAAATGAACTAATACATAATAAATGGAAAGGATGGATTGAAAGTAAAATTAGATTATTATTTAAGAAGTTAGAAACtattaatgaattaaaaattagaCCATATcccaaattttatttttataaaaaggataaatattattattgctCTTCATTCTTTATTGCacttgtctttttttttaaaaatgcatACGATAATACTTTTAATCTTTCTTATGCAATTAGAGATTTTGTAGAAATTGCTTTAAATTGGCCtcacaaaaataaatttccaaattcttataaaattaatatcagTCATCAGAAGAGATCTCACGTTTTAGAATTTTTATCGAGTATAGAAAATCCTGATAATAcatatgaagaaaatgaagacgacgcaaataaaaatttgtcagatgaaaatgaaattagtaataataatactaatgataataatattaatgaagaTATATCTGATAAACATAAAATAGATGACGGGCATATATTAAATTGA
- the SMS2 gene encoding sphingomyelin synthase 2, putative produces MKNTEAMEANDKGEEVIEIQNNKNYKMNCNYHINICNEMDNVTISRKATLNDPYDLSKWKLFRILIIKLAFSLLYLIVSLIIQGFLMIYSDSYYKRYTPPLSDRIHELFEYPPKWASYNLSNNLIAILTVFVVFRLIVFNSIYLSIAIICRFIYMLGSFYILRGILIYVTSLPATLETCLPLESGNIHFNLLQILKINMNLVYVCSDLIVSGHSFSTTLLLMFSLYYMNSVTLKIILSLFCCFIYVFIIIGFIHYTSDVLLGLFFGVFIFSLYHIMLDLSSQYYLFSTLFEVKIVSNKKDVQAKPFFLRFFLARMFLKIIPFLEGLNYTMNYAINENNDFSTFCNCENYSKDRNLISFHKSSKENKISIYCSDHLFHSYAGDGTINFLLFKFVRLINIK; encoded by the coding sequence atgaaaaatacaGAAGCTATGGAAGCAAATGATAAAGGTGAAGAAGTAATAGaaatacaaaataataaaaattataaaatgaattGTAActatcatataaatatatgtaatgaAATGGATAACGTAACCATATCAAGAAAAGCAACATTAAACGACCCATATGATTTATCAAAATGGAAATTATTtagaatattaataattaaattagcATTTTCCTTATTATATCTAATAGTTTCATTAATTATACAAGgttttttaatgatttacAGTGATTCCTATTATAAAAGATATACACCACCATTAAGCGATAGAATACATGAATTATTTGAATATCCACCTAAGTGGGCTTCCTATAATTTGTCGAATAATTTAATAGCGATTTTAACAGTTTTTGTAGTTTTTAGATTAATTGTTTTTAATAGCATATACTTATCTATAGCTATTATTTGCCGATTTATTTATATGCTTGGGtccttttatattttaagagGGATATTAATATATGTTACTTCTTTGCCTGCTACATTAGAGACTTGCTTACCTCTCGAAAGTggaaatattcattttaatttattacaaatattgaaaataaacATGAACTTAGTTTATGTGTGTTCAGATTTAATAGTATCAGGCCACTCTTTTTCAACAACTTTACTTTTAATGTTTTCTCTTTATTATATGAACAGTGtaacattaaaaattattttatctttgttttgttgttttatttatgtatttataattattggTTTTATACATTATACATCTGATGTACTGCTTGGTTTATTTTTTggtgtttttattttttccctTTATCATATAATGCTTGATTTATCTTcacaatattatttattttccaCGTTATTTGAAGTTAAAATcgtttcaaataaaaaagatgttCAGGCAAaaccattttttttaagatttttCCTTGCTAGAATgtttttgaaaattattcCCTTCTTAGAAGGATTAAATTACACGATGAATTATgctataaatgaaaataatgatttttCAACTTTTTGTAATTGTGAAAATTACAGTAAAGATAGAAATTTAATCTCCTTTCATAAATCATCGAAAGAAAATAAGATTTCCATCTATTGTTCAGATCATTTATTTCATAGCTATGCCGGAGATGGtactataaattttttattattcaaattTGTCAGAttgataaatattaaataa
- a CDS encoding DNA polymerase 1, putative, with amino-acid sequence MKLFDIIIKHKAFRLNRNKNIYKKNINYYHSTNYSYLIKLLNEKNYILNEVNSLYSLLTTLSQYKYEKCKNTNKNNLDLLDTNENNILEQWKKYIKIYISWFPEINEDKYKSKCFSLPSNITFHIVVPNNDINLYNFLQKYDNYNFQKILERVHNSSNTNVNPSNYKNDENNIYSSIKYTNNEDNQGVDNSKTVETELHEKENLYEKNNTINKLYKNNVNENTPKKKKEEDIQNFIEYSIKKETNLYKIENVRKLQNENVNLIQFNNSNCSNPKDIVFFFTFNLYDLKDNEEIKKILSQCLQGNLVKKHDSFNPFLFIVYDFKTLIHILNNIELKLININSVFDIYIISSLLQLVQRGEKLQNVFNVYLNDHLNYVYPKNSTQPINFSYFSIFPPEFSDVVSGKFGIFGWGKYQKKKEKSNKKKKNLKETDNENELDYINNMKDKKDKDSIIKKIEKKNRLSKIKQDNFRFIPVDIKNLNNIKKLVFGNKRGMHEITEEDMISYCISRNCCLIVLFDFLIKKFEENLNILNIYIKLEQPLILCISEIEKRGIFLNEKKIEEIQKNSIDPLMYKKEIENLCNCSINLNSSKQVSSLIYRNLLDLTLNNDVSDKKIEYDQKSEYEIKKIQNNENFSNITNYESSIFDYTNNEPSENSNDKSSHMKKEEKYNNDNLMRNIINSNYSNPITVTSLSSSSASNTIEENTSFYFNNTINEMKRNKNFQTNNKMLKIIVDEIEKNDSIKGEEKEKIKKIISNIKLYRESKKLFQNYIENLPKYIQKNTKKIHCNFNQIGASTGRLSCDQPNLQNIHSRFRCAISLKKDNGLNENESSEINSKNLITFDYRQMELFVMAYLSFDVNLLKLLTYNDVFIETAKLLFNTNEVTNELRRMTKTVIYGILYGQTESGLAKSLLISDSLANKLIQNFFNFFPNVYKFMQMQKYLVKHMNCVYTLIGRKRIILPNIKNRYRISMNTPIQGCAADIMKFSLLSCFNILSYDIYSNQRLLKINNITPLSNDDKKFLKPTKLILQVHDELLLESEQEATNYIIHLLKPVLENAFYNLIYYTNSINRLMLLFDYMHDNISIKTYIENLEKINNKKYKINQYEQNNLNYNLSSDFNQILENYNFKLPIKVEFGGHYKEFS; translated from the coding sequence atgaaattatttgatattataataaaacataaaGCTTTTAGATTAAAtaggaataaaaatatatataagaaaaatataaattattatcattcaACAAATTATAGCTATTTGATAAAActtttaaatgaaaagaattatattttaaatgaagtaAATTCCTTATATTCCTTACTTACTACATTATCacaatataaatatgaaaaatgtaaaaatacaaacaaaaataatttagattTATTAGATACTAATGAGAATAATATATTAGAACAatggaaaaaatatattaaaatttacataAGCTGGTTTCCAGAAATTAATGAAGATAAGTATAAATCAAAATGTTTTTCTTTACCTAGTAATATAACTTTTCATATTGTTGTTCctaataatgatataaatttatataactttttaCAGAAGtatgataattataattttcaaaaaattttagaaagAGTTCATAATAGCTCAAACACAAATGTAAATCCCTCAAATTATAAAAACGacgaaaataatatttattctagtataaaatatacaaataatgaagataacCAAGGTGTGGACAATTCTAAAACAGTTGAGACAGAATTACATGAGAAGGAAAATTTAtatgagaaaaataatactataaataaattgtataaaaataatgtaaatgaaaatacaccaaaaaagaaaaaagaagaggatattcaaaattttatagaatactctataaaaaaagagacAAACCtatataaaatagaaaatgtaAGAAAACTTCAGAATGAGAATGTTAATTTAATTcaatttaataattctaaTTGTAGTAATCCTAAagatattgtttttttttttacttttaatttatatgatttgaaagataatgaagaaataaaaaaaatattaagccAGTGCTTACAAGGAAATCTTGTAAAAAAACATGATTCGTTCAacccttttctttttattgtttACGATTTTAAAACATTAATACACATATTGAACAATattgaattaaaattaattaacaTTAACAGTGTGTttgatatttatattataagtTCGTTATTGCAACTTGTTCAAAGAGGAGAAAAATTGCAAAACGttttcaatgtatatttaaatgatcatttaaattatgtatATCCTAAAAATTCAACACAACCAATAAATTTTTCGTATTTTTCAATATTCCCTCCTGAATTTTCAGATGTTGTTTCAGGAAAGTTTGGAATTTTTGGATGGggaaaatatcaaaaaaaaaaagaaaaaagtaacaagaaaaagaaaaatttaaaagaaacggataatgaaaatgagttggattatataaataatatgaaagataaaaaagataaggattctatcataaaaaaaattgaaaaaaaaaataggttAAGTAAAATTAAGCAGGATAACTTTAGATTTATTCCTGtggatataaaaaatttaaataatattaagaaATTGGTATTTGGAAATAAAAGGGGTATGCACGAAATAACTGAAGAAGATATGATAAGTTATTGTATTTCAAGAAATTGTTGTTTGATTGTTTTATTTgactttttaattaaaaaatttgaagaaaatttaaacatattaaatatttatataaaattggAACAACCATTAATACTTTGCATAAGTGAAATCGAAAAAAGGGGGATATTtttgaatgaaaaaaaaatagaagaaattcaaaaaaaCTCCATTGATCCACTTATGTATAAAAAGGAGATAGAAAATTTATGTAACTGTAgcataaatttaaattcttCCAAACAGGTATCTTCATTAATTTATAGAAATTTACTTGATCTCACTTTAAATAATGATGTTTccgataaaaaaatagagtaTGACCAAAAAAGTGagtatgaaataaaaaaaattcaaaataatgaaaatttttcaaatataacTAACTATGAAAGTAGTATTTTTGATTATACCAATAATGAACCTAGCGAAAATAGTAATGATAAAAGTAGtcatatgaaaaaagaagaaaaatataataatgataatttaatGAGGAATATTATAAACAGTAATTATTCCAATCCTATAACTGTTACTTCATTATCTTCTTCATCTGCATCTAACACAATTGAAGAAAATacatctttttattttaataatactataaatgaaatgaaaagaaataaaaactttcaaacaaataacaaaatgttaaaaattatagttgatgaaatagaaaaaaatgattcaaTAAAAGGggaggaaaaagaaaaaattaaaaaaataataagtaatataaaattatatagggaatcaaaaaagttatttcaaaattatatagaaaatttgcctaaatatattcaaaaaaatacgAAGAAAATTCACTGCAATTTTAATCAAATAGGTGCATCAACAGGTAGATTATCATGTGACCAACCTAATTTGCAAAATATCCATTCTAGATTCCGATGTGCTATATCgctaaaaaaagataatggATTAAATGAAAACGAATCTTCAGAAATAAATAGTAAGAACTTAATTACTTTTGATTATAGGCAAATGGAATTATTTGTTATGGCGTATTTGAGTTTTGATGTTAATTTATTGAAGTTATTAACTTATAATGATGTTTTTATTGAAACTGCTAAACTCTTATTTAACACAAATGAGGTAACAAATGAATTAAGAAGGATGACTAAAACTGTAATTTATGGCATATTATATGGGCAAACAGAAAGTGGACTAGCAAAAAGTTTATTAATTAGTGATTCTCTtgcaaataaattaattcagaatttttttaacttttttcctaatgtttataaatttatgcAAATGCAGAAATATTTAGTTAAGCATATGAACTGTGTTTATACATTAATaggaagaaaaagaataatacttcctaatataaaaaatagatatagaATTAGTATGAATACACCAATTCAAGGATGTGCAGCAGACATTATGAAATTTTCACTATTATCttgttttaatattttaagttATGATATTTATAGTAACCAaagattattaaaaataaataatattacacCCTTATCAAATGATgacaaaaaatttttgaaaccaacaaaattaatattacaaGTTCATGATGAATTATTACTGGAAAGTGAGCAAGAAGCCactaattatataattcatttattaaaaccTGTTTTAGAAAAtgctttttataatttaatatattatacaaATTCAATAAATAGACTAATGCTATTATTTGATTACATGCATGATAATATTTCTATCAAAACTTATATTGAAAATTtggaaaaaattaataataaaaaatataaaattaatcaGTATGAACAAAATAAcctaaattataatttatcaaGCGATTTTAATCAAATTTtggaaaattataattttaaactaCCTATCAAGGTAGAATTTGGTGGACATTATAAAGAATTCTCTTAA
- a CDS encoding oxidoreductase, short-chain dehydrogenase family, putative, which translates to MEVKNKTKSFLGVILTDPSMKLSIIFIIVSGIIWFFPFYKALLYIIFKDYSNISSANNKFYEYITNIVIIITYYYILRKKNIGGTAKNVLVNKNKLKGKRILVTGGYKGIGLAAVREFLKFGCEIILACKSIKHMELVRSDLLTKFPDAKIYCVELDLGSFQSIENCSKYILNNFSKIDIIVNNAGFLNQKVEYINRLESSFFINYFGHFYLTKLMYELILSSDTLIVNLSSIAHCILKESDVNYDFIYEKNSKNTKVNLLYRKEYNFSKLCMLYFTQQLQKRLENEKTKACSVSINPGLVKTELFRYEHFCFRPLCKNIFFVKTPLQGAQSILYVCLLDRENLAKGCYYSDCKVDYIRTYANNQKKSEELWEISEEILKNKTKYCSNN; encoded by the exons atggaggtaaaaaacaaaacaaaatcGTTTCTTGGTGTTATACTTACTGATCCATCGATGAAGctatctattatttttattattgtctCTGGAATAATATG gttttttccattttataAAGCTCttttgtatataatttttaaagattATTCTAATATATCTTCTgctaataataaattttatgaatacATTACAAATATagtaattattattacatattattatattttacgTAAAAAAAACATTGGTGGTACAGCGAAAAATGTTTTagtgaataaaaataaattgaaaGGAAAACGTATTTTAGTAACTG GTGGGTATAAGGGTATAGGTTTAGCAGCTGTTAgggaatttttaaaatttggtTGTGAAATTATTTTAGCTTGCAAATCAATAAAACACATGGAACTAGTTCGTTCAGATTTATTGACAAAATTTCCAGa tGCTAAAATTTATTGTGTTGAATTAGATTTAGGAAGTTTTCAAAGTATAGAAAATTGTTCAaagtatatattaaataatttttccaAAATAGATATAATAGTTAATAATGCTg ggTTTTTGAACCAAAAAGTCGAATATATTAATAGATTAGAATCATCATTTTTCATTAACTATTTTggtcatttttatttaactaAGTTAATGTATGAACTTATCTTGTCATCTGACACATTAATTGTTAATTTAAGTAGTATAGCCCATTGTATATTAAAGGAATCa gatgtaaattatgattttatctatgaaaaaaattcaaaaaatacaaaagtaAATTTACTTTACAGAAAAGAATATAACTTTTCTAAATTATGTATGCTTTACTTTACACAACAATTGCAAAAAAg attagaaaatgaaaaaacaaAAGCTTGCTCAGTATCAATTAATCCAGGTCTAGTTAAAACAGAACTTTTCAGATATGAACATTTTTGTTTTCGAccattatgtaaaaatattttttttgtcaaAACACCTTTACAAGGAGCCCAAAGCATTTT atatgtATGTTTATTAGATAGAGAAAATTTGGCAAAAGGGTGTTATTATTCAGATTGCAAAGTAGATTACATTAGAACCTATGcaaataatcaaaaaaaatcagag GAATTGTGGGAAATTTCtgaagaaatattaaaaaataaaacaaaatattgttcaaacaattaa